GGAACAATCTACCATCATGTGCTGCGTTGGTGGATTGAACATCCTTCGTTGAACGTGGGAGCTCGCTCGAAGGGGCAATAAACTTATGTTAATTAAGATAAGGGTACGCTAGCGGAGACAACTCGGCCTACCATACTTCCACATCGCTGAACAAGGTATTATACTAGTAAAAGTGTTGTGCGCGGCCTCTTTGCAGATCCTGTAACGGCTCATGTCAGCTAGCCGGTCTCGATGAGCTACCCCCGACTGCTGCTGGTTAGCTGTAGCTAAATAAAGCTCTCGGTCCCTTTCGTCTCGATCGATCCCGAAGAACGAGAGCTATACCGGACCTATGACTTCGGGTATGTAGTGCGCATGAGTAATTCCTTAATTTATTATACTACTAATTACTGAGTGGCCGGCTCGCGCCACGCACTATTTTTTATATTATATTGTTTTGTCGTTGTTGTTTTGATTTGTCACAGCCACGAGTCAGGTACGAAGCCTTGCAACACAGCAATTTTTAGGGAGGTGACAATTGGTTGTTATTGTTGTTACTCACTGTTGTTCGTCATCCTTGTGTCACCCGTCCCAGGTCCCCGGCACGGAATCTTCTTCGAGCCGTCAAACATTCCCGCCCAGGAACCCAGCGACGAAAACGCACATCCACTTTTTTATTTACCAGCTCATTGGCGCATTTGGACTTCGCCCACCATCTGACGGGAGCCAGAATCCCGATTTTCGATCAGCTTGATGTCGCATTGAAAGCGATCGTAGACGGGACCGTTGACAAGGTCCAGGTTTACCGGACGACGTGTCCAAATTTCGTCAAAAAATAGAAAATGCGAAATGTGATTTTGAAAACTGTGAAATGCGATGTGGCGCAAGTGCAAAATGCACTTCTGTAAAATGGGAAGTGCAAGAAATGGTCCGTGCGACAGCTGATCCTGATGCGCCACCGAACCCATTAATCAATTCAATCCATCACTCATCAGTGATGGTTAGTGGAGGATACGAAGCGGTTGTTTGGTAATAATGCGTAATAATAAGGACTCTTCCGCGGTCATGGTCGAGCGATGAAGAGCTATTTCGCACTTCTCAAAATCACATTTCGCACCATTTCTATTTTTTTGACGAAACTTGGACACGTCGTCGCGGTACTGGGACAGGATAGTCTGTCGGTGCAGTATATAAGAGGCAATTCATTACCCACTCCCAGGTCTGCATCACGAAAAGCTAACTATCTCAGCGTTGCGATGTCATTTCGAACAGTTCATTCTCCGCGCGGAGATCTTGAAAGCTAATGGATCGGCACGGCTAACAAATAAGCACGATAGAAGATCATAACAAGGCACATGAGGTCGAAGATGGTATCAGCAAGGATGTCGATACGCCCGTCATCCTTATCCATGACACAACCTCCGACGAGGCCGACGACATTATGGCCGCTCGAGTGGTCGAGTCCATCAATCATCGACGACTTAACCCTAGACAGATCCAGCTCACAGCCATTGGAGGCGCTATCGGTAATGGTGTTCCTTCTGGGCTCCTTGCCTTATTGATTGGTGAGTGATCTCCTACATAAACTTCTGCATTCGAAATCTAATTTCATCAAGCCTTCTTGTTCTGGGCCACAATCGTCTATTCCATCGGACAATGCCAGCAAGAAATCGTCAGTTTGTTCCCATACGACGGAGCTTTTATCCATCTTGCCGGTCGTACGGTAGATCCCGCATTGGGTGTGGCTGTTGGATGGAATCTTTCGTAAGCGCCTTCTCCCCCTGTTTGATTAACATAGGGAGACTGACAACTGATTAAGTTTGCTCAAACATCCTATGTCATCTTCGAATGTACCGTGATTAATACCCTTTGCGCCTACTGGGGTTATGGCGAAgtccttccatctcaatCACGGTGTTCATCGCCTTGTACTTTTCCCCGAATGTCTACAGAGGGGAGATTTTTGGCGAAGCGGAATGTAAATGCAATCTTTGATAAGCACTTGTACCTCACTAACCTTTTCGCCATCCAGTCTGGTTGTCCCTTGGAAAGATCCTCTTTGCTACCGGTCTGTTGATCTACACGGTAGTTGTCATGTCAGGTGGTAACCCGACAAAGAGTGTGTCCTTTACCCAATCGATCGGGAAGCCTCGGCTAACATTCAAGAATAGTGCTTTTGGTTTCTGATACTGGGCCAACCCCGGTCCATGGGCAGGCGATTCAGCCATTgatcgtcttctttcttttgtCAACGCCGTCAACGTGGCTGGATTCAGTATGGGCGGGCCCGAATATCTCTCCATGATTGCCGGCGAGGCAAAGGAGCCACGACGAACTGTCCCGAAGGCCTTTAAAACCCTCATGAAGAGGCTAATGCTCTTCTTTGTCGGAGGTGCCGTATGCGTTGGGATTCTGCTTCCTTCCAATGATTCCACGTCAGTAATTCTATGTGACAAACCGAGCTCTATTAACTGGCTGTCATGCAGTTTGCTCGGTGGTAGTGACACATATGCCGGTGGATGTCCCTAGTAAGTTCAATTCTCCTCCTGTTCCTTCCAGTCAGATACTGATGGCGAACAGTGTCATCTCAATGGAAAATGTTAAGATCAAAGTACTAccttccatcatcaacgCTTGTCTTATCATTGTCATTCTCTCGGCTGGTAATGCCTTCACTTTTAATGCTACTCGTTCGTTGCACGCCCTTGCCCTCGATGGCAAAGCACCTCGAGTCTTGACCAGCCTCAGCAGACATGGTGTTCCATATACGTGTTGCATTGTGGTCATGTTTCTTACATGTCTGTCCTACCTTGCAATTGCGGTCATCTTCCAAGGTCGTCTTGAACTGGATCCTCAAGTGAGCAGCTGCCCCCAAGCGAATGATGCGAATAATTTAGTGCTGATGCGTTGACAAGTTTCTGTACTGCAGCCACCATGTTGTAAGTATCCCACCTTGCCCACATTTCTTAGCCTGTTAGCCTACTTTACGCACCTAATCTTTCCCATAGCAATTGGTGCGTGATGGCCATCACTTGGATCCGCTTCAACGTCGTCATTAAAGCCTAAGGAATCGACCGCAAGTAATTCCTCCCGGCGCCTTCCAGGCTCCAGCCTTATGCCGGCTGGTGGGCGCTTTTTTGGGCGGGGTTGTTCATCTAGATTCAGGGCTATGCCGTTTTCTTAAAGGGTAGTTGGGATGTAGcaaccttcatcttcaattaCGGTATTGTGAATCCCTACTTCTCCTTTAATGATTTCACCAGAAGACTGATGGTGTTGAAGATCGCTCTTGCGGGTGGACTAGGTCTTGGTTTCAAGGTCTTTGCGCGCACTCCGTTCCACCGCTCAAAAGATGTCGACCTCAAGTCAGACCTCGACTTCCTTGATGCGATTGACAGCTATTATCAGGATTTCAAGGATGACCACCCTTCGACTGCTTTCCAAGAGAAGATATTGGTTAAAATCTTCTAGTTTTGTATATATGCTTATTGATAAAAATTGTCGTTATGGGGTAAGGGCGAATAATGGGTAGATCGATGATGTAGTCGTTTGATAGCGTTTTGAGTGCCATGATATGTATTCTTTGCTCTGGGTTTGTGTATCCATGGATGGCAAATTTTAGTTCTTTCTGCTCGTATATTCTGTATGTGTAACAACAAACAggacaaaaagaagaagagtagaAGAGGAATTGTAGCGGTCAATAAGGCGAGACATGTGAAACAGTGGGTTAATTAAGCCTACAGGGCTTTTTAGTTACACCCTTATTCTGTTAATAATCGCTCGCGCGTCGCTGATGGTCGATGACATCTTGAGCTGTCGTGACATTCTATTTCACTACTCTCTTTCATCctattctccttctcttaaTAACTGTACACCATGGAAATTGACCCTCCAGCATCCGTCTCGACGTCTCCCGCCGCGTACCTTGATTCTCAACTCGCTTCGGCCCCAGAGGAGCTCAAGCCTTGGTGGaccaagatcaaggacCAATATGAACGAAAGTGCGTCGCTCCTCTTGGACACTAAGATAACGACAAAGGGGCTAATAGTTGATTAGGCTGTGGCATAACTTGACTGTCACATTGACCCAGTTTGTGTTCCTTCCCGGGACTGGACAGTACCAGATCGAGCTGTTTGAGAAGTGCGCATCACCTTGCATATGCCCAGGAGACAAGTGCTGATGAAGGATGATTAGGTTCATCACAACAGTTGAGAGTAAGATCAATGCTTTAAAGCTGGTAGAGATTGCCCGACGAGTTGGCCGCGAATTCTCTGGTAAGTCACCGCACAGCAAAACAGCGAGGCATCACTTAACACTGAGATGTTTTGTTCCGCAGAACCCGATCTTACTCTCAAATTCCTCCAGTCTGTCCATTCACGCCTCGCCTCTCCCTACCCCAAACCCGCTACAGATTCTACTCCCGAAGTTCCCGCTCCCCCACCACCTGCAGCTTCAGCCTTcgccctttccctctcttctatTGCTTATGCTCAACTTCTCCTTGGCGATCTTCCTGCTTGCAAATCATCCTTGGACGAATGTGAGAAGATCTTGTCTGAACAAGATACAGTGGAGCCTGTGGTGAATGCTGGATACTATGGTGTAGCGGGCGACTATTTCAAGGTCAAGGCAGACTATGCGCCGTATTACAAGAATGCGTTGTTGTATCTTGCTTGTGTGGACGTAAATGCGGAGTTGGAAGCGGAGGACAGGAAGAGTCGGGCACATGACTTGTGCATCGCGGCATTGTTGGGAGAGACCATCTATAACTTTGGAGAGCTTGTGAGTTATCTGGTTCGCCTGAATCAAAACATCGCCTGACCACTGTAAAGCTGCAACACCCTATCCTCCAAACACTCGTCGGCACAGAATACGAATGGATCAAGTCCATGATCTCCGCTTTCAATGCCGGTGAAATTGGAAAATTCGAATCTCTTTGCAACAACCTGCCAAACGAACCCATCTTGGAagcttccctctccttcttgcgCCAAAAGATCTGTCTGATGGCGCTTATTCAGACCGTTTTCGCGAGACCAAGGGATGGGTCAAGTAGATTGATGACATTCCAAAGTATCGGAGAGGCGACAAGGTTGCCTGTGCACGAGGTCGAACACCTGATCATGAAGGCTTTGAGGTaagtttctttttctttttctttatcgTTCAATTGATTGATATGACCGGATCAGTTTGGGGCTCATCCGAGGTTCCCTTGATCAAGTAGACGGTACAGCAGACATCACATGGGTTCAGCCTAGAGTCCTTGAGGGTAGACAGCTTGATACCTTGGCCGAGCAATTCAAAGCGTGGACTGAAAGCGTGGGcaagacggagaagagagtTGAGGAGCAAGCGAAAGCCGCCAAGACACAGGTATTGGTACAGTAGACAAAAATATCAACGATTAGATGCCCTTTCATAGTAGCAGAGGAGTGTAAAGTATGAATAAGCATGATTCACAGGAAAAACCTTTCGATCCTAGGCCAGTTCAAGACTTTGTGTTCAAAATGTTACCACCCCCGAAGCTGATGGCAAATATCCGATTCAATGGCTTACAACATGCATAACTAATCATACAGGTAATCAATTGGCTCAAAATTACTGACCCGCCGACATATGCCTGATGAAGATACCCTCTCGATGGAGCCGAACATTATCGAATATTCCTAGACCATATCCTTCTTATCCCACCCGTCTTTATGCGTCATCTTTCTCATTTGTCGTTTTATCAAATCCTTCATCAACCCTGACCATCTATCTTTGCCCACTGCCTTCATATCCTCAGCATTACCTTCCACCCGTCCATGAGCTACTTTCCGTatctcatcattcatcacttcatcctcttcgcGCCCTTCAACCCCATCTCTGccatccatctttttcaGCGGCCTTCCACGCCACCTCTCAAATTGCTTTAACTCGGCTCCTTCAAGCTTCTGCAATATCCCCCCCAACACCAGGATCTCGGCGAACAGAGAGCGATAATTGCTTACCCTAGCAAGCATGTCTGAAGGGCTTCCTTTGAAATGATGTTGTTTATCAGGTTCTGCTCCCAAaattgaagaggatttgTTATTCTTGTGCTTTTCCGTTGCGTTACGCTGTGCTTGCTCTTCCCCTGCCCAGACGGACACGATGTTGGCATCATCCCCTCTTACAGCTCTTACATCTCGGATCTGCACTATTATAATTTTATGTGTAAACCATCTGAAAGAAACCGAAGGACGGAATAGGAGAGATAACACTCACCATTTCGGTCTGCGAGTAAGATTGTTCGCTCGACACTCTTTTCCATGCTATCCAACAACATCTGCCTcgcctcaacctcaaaacTGACGGTCTTCGCCaacagcttcttcagcaaATCGACTTCAAGCTGACGTTCTTCCTTGGAGATGATAAAATGACTACCAGACTCCGACTCAGCTACGGCCGGATGGGTTGATTGTTCTGTTCGGTTATTAGTATCGGAGTTGAGGCCGTGGCTTGATGAATCACCTTTCTCTCGTTGGGTGTCTTCCTCAAggtcttccttctccatttcccgGAATTGGTCTATCGTTTCATCTAATCCATTCTCCTCGGCACCCTGGATATTGACTTTCGTactcccttcctcttgtaGATCCCTCTTAGATTCATTCGACgcatttcctcctctttctgcttctgcttctgcttctgctcttGCTCCTACTTCGCTGTGCTCGCCTTTACTATTGTCACTtccattctctcttccatcatcacGCCCATCTGACCCAATGTTTCCTTGGAGAACCTTATCCCTCAAATCGGCATACGATTTGTGGTACCTGTCAATGTGATCCATGTGTGGAGCAAAAGCCTCTGGAGAACGTTTTTGTTCGGTGATGAAACTCTCACGATTGACTTTGCGTTGTGAAACTGTGCTCAGCTAGAGATGCAGCCGCGAGAAAAGTCAGTATAGAAGTAAACGTAAACAAAATCATGAGAAAATCACGTACCAGACCGGTGATGGTTTGTACGGCGAATGAAGTAACGATAGGCACAGCCATGAGTGCGTATACGATAAAGACAACTCTTCCTGCAGGTTGTACAGGTGTGTAGTCGCCGAATCCTATAGTAAGAGATAGAATCATACACATGTATATCGCGTTGCTAGAAGTTGTTTGAATCAGCCCCTCTCTTGCAGATCTTGAAAATGGTACCTGCCCATAAGTCCATCCTTCTATCTGTGAGAATGCTGTCGCTCCTAACACCCAGAATACAACCAGGGCCATCGCACTCCATATCAAGTCATACATTTGACTCATCCTACCAATCATATCTCAGTCATACAACTCTAGTTTTGTAAGTGAGATTGAGGACTTACATTTCCTCTCGGGAGTTAATCCTATACACCAACGCCATCTCTTCCGTCAAACCCGCTTTTGGCCTCAAAGAGTTTGCTTCACGATGCATTGCACCTTCAAAGCTTTGTCTCCACttgttcctcctctcttctgctctcTGTTTGATAAAGCCGATGATCAAAGCAATTTCATTACCCAGTTGGCTTATCGTGAGTACAGCAAAAGGGAAAATGAGGACCTTCCCCGCTGTTGTAGTCGGGACATAATCCCCATAACCAATAGTAAGTGCAGTTTGGACTGACATGTATATCCCGCTAACGTAATCCCAATGCTCGATTTTTGAGAAAACGAAGCTTTGCACAGCCAAGATCGCAACGAAAGCGGTGACCGAAAGCATGAAGCGCCGTCCTTCACTTCTCATATCGGAGTTATCAGATTTTGAGTGTCCAAAGGCCAGGAAATAGTGGAATAACAAtgtgaaggagatgagcgaTGAGCCGATAAAAGATACGATTGCACACCAGAAGCCTTCAAGGTACTGGTAGCCTGCTTCGTTACGAGTGAGGATaccgaagaggatgaggttgatGGCGGCGATGACTGTTTTTCCTAACCAGCAATATAGAGACCATCTTCAGGTCACGTTAATCCCATCTCTAAGGATAGATCTGCATACTTACTTGGTGGAGTGATCTACCCAAAAAGGGGCTTTTGAAGAGAAGCGTATTACCAACAGGATGTTTGCAACCACGTTTAGAGCAAGGCCCACCGCCGACAGAACTAAAGATGCTTTTGGATCAGGCTGGATGATTCCATTATCACTGTACCATCTTTGCTAATTAAATAGGTCACCTAATGCTAATTTGGTGATAAAGAAGACACATACACTTAACGCCGGAATATCCATCAGAGTCGAAAACGGAGCAAGAGTGGCGGATACCAAGGGGCAGTACTTCGCAAAACTTCGCAGATACTTCTTTTTTATCACCCTGCGAGACCTTGGTGAGGTGTCCTTGACGTAACAGTTCTCCGCCATGGCCGTCCGATTCTGCTGCTGGCCCATTACATTCCACCTTGTCAAAGGGAGGTGTTGCCGCCTTGAGCGtttggttgttgttgaagagacatgctgaggagatggtgttCCCATGGCGGGAGCATACCTCAGCTATGTTTTTCGGCTATAAGTGGGGGCGGCTGGACATTAGCTGGAGCATAGAGATGGTGATTTGTGCGCTATTTTTAGGCGTTTGCGGCGGGCGGGGAGAGTGACATGTTTTCGTAGAAACAACTGTTCAAAGTGACATCATCACTTTCTTATCTCTGGTGCCTTCTTGGATCGCCTGCTTTCGGATCCGAGGAAAGTCTGTGCAGAGGACGAGAATGGGTTGTCTATAAGATAAATCGCCGAGATAAAACGAGTCGGCCACATTTTCTCATCTCAATCATACATAGACCCATAAGGACAGCTAAGACCATGGCTCAAAATAATGCAGCGCCTTTTGCGGGATCAAGCTCCTCAACTCCATCGATGGCCCACCCTACTCCCGccagttcttcttcggGCTTGATTCCGGGTGTGACTCGGAAGCAGAACATTGCCTGCGATCAATGCCGGTCAAGAAAGATCAGGTGTTTGAGAGCTGATAAGAAGGATGTGGTAAGCTTTACGATTTTGATATGAGAAGGCGAAACTCACTCCAGTCCCATTGTTCTACAGTGTGAACAATGTAAATCCAAAGGCACTGAGTGTACCAGTAATTATATCGAAGCCCtggcagagaagaagaagaaagcagACGAAGAACATCTCAGCAGCTCTCgtaggaagaggagaagaaaaagcaaCCAAGATCAAAGTCAATCTCAACCACCACCGGTACCACTGAGTTCTGCTTCGTGTTCGGTTCGCCCAGAGCTAGAACGGCACATCAGCAACGAAAGCCGGGATAGCGAAGCATCTTCTACCCCCAAGATGGATCACAGTGGGATGCAGTCCCCTGCGATGGGCATCGCATCAAGTATGGCTGGGGATGGAGTTGATCCGGATAAGCTTCATCGGGTGCAAGCCGCTCAGCATGTCAGGGAGAATGCCAGTGCCATAGCAGAGTGAGCCTGACCGCAGGCCATATGGGCGCGTCGTGATGTTAACAAACTCCTTAGCTCCCTCCACCTACTGGCGAACCTAAGATCTACCCAAAATTTATCCCTCAATCTTCCTTTACCACTCCCACTATCTCTTCCTAATCACCCGCCACCGCAACCACCACCATTTCTCACTCCTGGTGAGAAGCAGCATGACCTTATTCGCtatctcctctctccttaTCCCATTCTCACTCCCGTATTGGGATATTCCGATGTAGCCAGTATTGAATCTTGCAAGCGCGGCGAAAGCGATTtatgggaagaaatgggAGGCAAGgtctgggaagaagaaccgAGTGAGGTGCATAAGAGTCTGGAAGCAGACGAACTTACCAAGTAAGCTGttcctcatcaccttctCTATATCTATACTAATGGCAATGCGGCTAGACTGGCCGATGACCTAATCGACTCGTTCTTTTCCGTAGCACACATTCGTAATCCATGTTACGATCCGCCTACATTCCGTGCACGCCTCTACACACCCAACACCCACCCTCAAGGCCCTATCTCCCATCCTATCCTCGCTACTGCTCTCGCATGGGGAGCTCGTTTTTCTGATCATCCTGTTATCCAACGAGATAGAGATGAGTGCTCTCAACGCCGCAGCGATGGTGAGGAACATGGAGTTCGGGAAAAGGGCAGGGGTATGAAGAGGAGTCGGTTAGTGCAGATGGCTGTGATCCGGGCAAGGGAAGTGTGTGAAATGTGCAGGATCTGGAGGATACCGAGTATAGATAATATCAAAGCTTTGGTCAACCTCGAAGGCTTGCTGGGCCGTAAGTCTTCCTACCTCTTCACAAGAATGCTCATACTGAACTCATCCTTAATTATCAGAGGTTCTCGTCAAGAAAAACAGTAAGTCCGCCACCGTCATAAGAGTTTTCCGTAAGACTAAACAGTCATGAAAAGACTATCAAGCGGTCTATGCCACTGCCGCTGTTAAACACCTCTTATCGATGGGATATAACTCCACACGAGCAATCCTCACTATTCCCGACGAGAAAGAACGGACAGATATTGTCTTGATATGGTGGATCCTCATCGTTACTGATAGTTATCGGTCCGTATTCTATCGGATAAAACCTTGTTTGTAAGCCTTTTCACTTTTCCCCCATGGAGAACGAGGATATCGATCTGACGATCACGTATCATAACAAGATTAGACGATGACTATGATCTCGAACCTCCTGGGAATACGGCAAATCTCTTAAACTTTACCCCAGTAAGCCTTTCTGAGCCAAACCAAGCAATCGTAAGTACATCTCCAACTATCCTAATCCCGCAATGCTAAGTGCAACCGTCCCCCCTCGTCACTTGAAGCTATGGTTCTCCGCCGCCCAATCCGCCGCCTCCATGTGTCGCGCCCTCTCCCTCCGCCTTTGCTctccccatctccaaacTTCCGGTATCCCATTATCCCTCCTCCGCACATTCATCCACTCTGCCTCTGTCTGGCGGACAAACTACCTTTCAAAATTGGGCGTCCCACCCGTTTGGCCCGAAAGCTGGGATTTTCTCCAAGCTATTGCGGCATGTTCGGCAGACGTTTCGCATCATGCTCTGTGGCTTGTGCTTTATCGCGCGCTAGAAGAGTCGggggttgaggaagagaggaaaggcGCGATGGAAATGGGAGGTGTAGGGATGGGGATAGGGGTTGAAGTGGAAAGtgtgaagaggaggataaaggaagagagtgaaCATGCGGCATTGAGGATCGCGGCGCTGGTTGCTGTATTGGCAGAGAATGAATATTTGAGTCTAGATCCGTGAGTCCATTctttcaacctcatcaTTAATTACAGGGCGACCATTGATTAAAAAAAATCGTTATTAGGCTCAGTATCCACCATCCAATATATGAAGCGGGCCTACATTTAGCCCAACGCGGACGGGGGGAATGTCTGGCCTGTGTAGTCGGGCTGAAGCAATACGCAATCACGTTCCCTGCCACGTGGGACAATGCTGAGGAACTTGAAAATATTTACGCAGACAGTCAGCAGGGCGATCCACGACTCGATAGCCGATTTCAATCGAGGGCCCATAATGTTTCCATGAATGTCGTGTCGAATGGCGAGACAGCAAGCAGCCTTACGGGAACTGGATCCGCCTCCGCCGAGCCAGCCGCTATGCCGTCGATTGAGGAGCAGATGTGGCAAGGAGAAAACATGTGGCATTTGTAGCGAGTAGTTGCCGGAACAATTCGATGTATTTAGACTGTGCCACGTGAAGACCGCTGCTCGACAAATGATAATAATTAGCGCGAATGATCCGTACACAACCACTGTCGAAGCTGAAACCATCCGAAGAAAAGTTGATCATTGCTAATCGGCTATGCAATACATCTCGACCATCCCTTAAACCTCAGCAACCTCCCTCAATCGCCTAATGGTAGATCGGACGGTAGCGGCAGAAGGGGTACCGAAGGTGTAGGCACCACCGGCGTAAGACTTGTTGCAGGCTTTGCAAGCCCAGATACCAACGTTGGTTCGCTTGACGGCGATCTATGTCTGGATTAGTCTAATGCTTTTAAGGTAAGACAAGCTGGAGAACTGACCTTGCCACAGTTAGGGCAAGAGTATCGAGCGTGCTGGGTgatttccatcttcttgacgCTAAAGATCATTGTCAATCACCATATTCAATAGCCGTAAAGACTGTTTCGACTCACGTCTTCCTGAGGGAGGCACCGTAACGGGTACCGTATTTACCGGTGACACCGACCTTCTTTGTTCGCTTGGTCTGAAAAAGGAATCAAAGGTCAGCGGTTGCGCGAGTAAAGGTGGGGAGTAGGCATGGGCGTAGGTTTTGTGCGTCGGGTTGAAAACTTGAAAGTGGGTCGATATCGATGATCTTTGCGTGAAAATTGTTGTCCAGACCTTCCTCCTGCATCCCCCGTCTTCCACCATGCCTGTAAATTTTGACGACTCCCCAGTCATGAGTATGCGCCAATCACCACCTCGCCCCATGCCGCCTATTGCTCTTCCACGTTCATTACAGCACCGTCGAAGTCgtttttgttgttcttctccGAATAATTGTTGATAGGATGGTGTCGTACGCCCATGCCTGTAGAGGATGATCCGCAAGTACTCACCATTTTTTTTGATGTACTACACTTGAAGGCTGGAGAGAAACTTGTAACCTTGAATCGAGATTCAAATCCCACCGCTCCCAAGCAAGTGAGGATTCCCCCGCGGAGAGGTGAGTGTGGCAGCTACGACGTATCGGTGTTAAGCTTCAGATGCAAATTATCGCCGACAAAAGCGGAAGCATGGTTTCTGCACTCAATGACGCGTGTCGTCCAATTTCGTCCTTGGAATCCGTTATTAATTATTTTGTCTTTCTGGGCAGTAA
This window of the Cryptococcus neoformans var. neoformans B-3501A chromosome 2, whole genome shotgun sequence genome carries:
- a CDS encoding hypothetical protein (HMMPfam hit to PCI, PCI domain, score: 50.5, E(): 4.7e-12), which produces MEIDPPASVSTSPAAYLDSQLASAPEELKPWWTKIKDQYERKLWHNLTVTLTQFVFLPGTGQYQIELFEKFITTVESKINALKLVEIARRVGREFSEPDLTLKFLQSVHSRLASPYPKPATDSTPEVPAPPPPAASAFALSLSSIAYAQLLLGDLPACKSSLDECEKILSEQDTVEPVVNAGYYGVAGDYFKVKADYAPYYKNALLYLACVDVNAELEAEDRKSRAHDLCIAALLGETIYNFGELLQHPILQTLVGTEYEWIKSMISAFNAGEIGKFESLCNNLPNEPILEASLSFLRQKICLMALIQTVFARPRDGSSRLMTFQSIGEATRLPVHEVEHLIMKALSLGLIRGSLDQVDGTADITWVQPRVLEGRQLDTLAEQFKAWTESVGKTEKRVEEQAKAAKTQVLVQ
- a CDS encoding 60S ribosomal protein L43 (Match to ESTs gb|CF194817.1|CF194817, gb|CF194298.1|CF194298, gb|CF193898.1|CF193898; HMMPfam hit to Ribosomal_L37ae, Ribosomal L37ae protein family, score: 192.4, E(): 8.8e-55): MTKRTKKVGVTGKYGTRYGASLRKTVKKMEITQHARYSCPNCGKIAVKRTNVGIWACKACNKSYAGGAYTFGTPSAATVRSTIRRLREVAEV